One genomic region from Microcystis panniformis FACHB-1757 encodes:
- a CDS encoding DUF433 domain-containing protein, producing the protein MYKISVNPQIHFGKPCIEGTRITVQSVLELLNEGLSFSIIIQDYYPDLQIEDIRACLQYAIALVAAEDIKLVSA; encoded by the coding sequence ATGTATAAAATTTCTGTTAACCCTCAAATTCATTTTGGGAAGCCCTGCATAGAAGGGACGCGCATCACTGTGCAGAGTGTTCTTGAGTTGCTAAATGAGGGACTCTCTTTCAGTATAATTATTCAGGATTATTACCCTGATTTACAAATTGAAGACATTCGTGCTTGTCTGCAATATGCTATCGCTTTAGTAGCGGCTGAAGACATTAAACTCGTGTCGGCTTAA